A single genomic interval of Coccidioides posadasii str. Silveira chromosome 1, complete sequence harbors:
- the SSB1 gene encoding Heat shock protein ssb1 (EggNog:ENOG410PIHJ~COG:O~BUSCO:3694at33183), with amino-acid sequence MSTEVYEGAIGIDLGTTYSCVANYEGTNVEIIANEQGNFTTPSFVSFSAEERLIGEAAKNQAAMNPENTIFDIKRLIGRRFEDPVVKKDVESWPFKVVDQGGNPMVQVSYLGEEKTFSPQEISSMVLMKMKEVAETKLGKKVSKAVITVPAYFNDNQRQATKDAGAIAGLNVLRIINEPTAAAIAYGLGSGKSDKERNVLIYDLGGGTFDVSLLNIQGGVFTVKATAGDTHLGGQDFDTNLLDHFKKEFQRKTKKDLSGDARALRRLRTACERAKRTLSNATQTTVEIDSLFDGEDFNAQITRARFEDLNAKAFAGTLDPVQQVLKDAALDKSEVHEIVLVGGSTRIPRIQKLLSDFFDGKKLEKSINPDEAVAYGAAVQAGILSGQATSADTQDLLLLDVVPLSLGVAMEGNIFAPVVPRGQTVPTIKKRTFTTVVDNQTTVQFPVFQGERTNCDDNTSLGEFTLSPIPPMKAGDAALEVVFEVDVNGILKVTATEKSSGRSANITISNAVGKLSTTEIENMINEAAKFKSSDEAFTKRFEARQQLESYITRVEEIVSDPSMSLKIKRGTKDKIESALSDAMAQLEIEDSSPEDLKKKELALKRLITKAMATR; translated from the exons ATGTCTACTGAGGTTTACGAGGGTGCCATCGGCATCGATCTTG GCACAACCTACTCTTGCGTTGCCAATTATGAGGGCACAAACGTAGAAATCATTGCCAACGAGCAGGGTAACTTCACAACCCCCTCTTTCGTCTCCTTCAGCGCCGAGGAGCGTTTAATCGGTGAGGCCGCAAAGAACCAGGCTGCTATGAATCCCGAGAACACTATCTTCGATATCAA GCGTCTTATTGGACGAAGATTCGAGGATCCCGTTGTCAAGAAGGATGTTGAGTCCTGGCCATTCAAAGTTGTCGACCAGGGTGGCAACCCCATGGTTCAGGTTAGCTATCTTGGTGAGGAGAAGACCTTCTCTCCTCAGGAGATCTCCTCCATGGTTCTTATGAAG ATGAAAGAGGTTGCGGAGACCAAGCTTGGTAAGAAGGTCTCCAAAGCTGTCATTACCGTCCCAGCTTACTTCAACGACAACCAGCGTCAGGCCACTAAGGATGCTGGTGCCATTGCTGGATTGAATGTTCTCCGTATCATTAACGAGCCCACTGCTGCTGCTATTGCGTATGGCTTGGGATCCGGAAAGTCTGACAAGGAGCGCAATGTCCTCATCTACGATTTGGGTGGTGGGACTTTCGATGTTTCTCTTCTTAACATCCAGGGTGGTGTGTTCACCGTCAAGGCTACAGCTGGTGATACCCATCTTGGTGGCCAGGACTTTGATACCAACCTCCTCGATCACTTCAAGAAAGAGTTCCAGCGAAAGACCAAGAAGGATCTCTCTGGTGACGCCAGAGCCCTTCGCCGCCTCCGAACTGCTTGCGAGCGTGCCAAGCGTACCCTTTCCAACGCTACCCAGACCACTGTCGAGATTGATTCGCTGTTCGACGGTGAAGACTTCAACGCTCAGATCACTCGTGCCCGTTTCGAGGATCTCAACGCCAAGGCCTTCGCTGGCACACTGGACCCTGTTCAGCAGGTGCTTAAGGATGCTGCTTTGGACAAGAGCGAAGTTCATGAGATCGTCCTCGTGGGCGGTTCCACCCGTATCCCTCGCATCCAGAAACTCTTGAGCGATTTCTTCGATGGCAAGAAGCTCGAGAAG AGCATCAACCCCGATGAGGCCGTCGCCTATGGTGCTGCTGTCCAGGCTGGTATCTTGTCTGGCCAGGCCACCTCTGCTGATACCCAAGACCTCCTCCTTTTGGACGTtgttcctctctctcttggtGTTGCCATGGAGGGTAACATTTTCGCTCCCGTTGTTCCCCGTGGCCAGACCGTGCCAACCATCAAGAAGCGCACCTTCACCACCGTCGTTGACAACCAGACAACCGTGCAATTTCCTGTTTTCCAGGGTGAACGTACCAACTGTGATGACAACACCTCCTTGGGTGAATTCACCCTGTCCCCTATCCCGCCAATGAAGGCCGGTGATGCTGCTTTGGAGGTTGTCTTCGAGGTCGATGTCAACGGTATCTTGAAGGTTACTGCTACTGAGAAGTCCTCTGGCCGCAGCGCCAACATCACTATCTCCAATGCTGTCGGCAAGCTGTCCACCACTGAGATCGAGAACATGATCAACG AGGCTGCCAAGTTCAAGTCCTCCGACGAGGCTTTCACCAAGAGATTTGAGGCCCGCCAGCAACTTGAATCTTACATCACTCGCGTTGAAGAGATCGTCTCCGACCCATCCATGTCCCTCAAGATCAAGCGGGGCACCAAGGACAAGATTGAATCCGCTCTCAGCGACGCCATGGCACAGCTTGAGATTGAGGACTCCTCTCCTGAGGAtctcaagaagaaggagCTTGCTCTCAAGAGACTCATTACCAAGGCTATGGCCACACGATAA
- a CDS encoding ribosome recycling factor domain-containing  protein (EggNog:ENOG410PP0A~COG:J~BUSCO:12811at33183), translated as MSPPFRIGLNGAARALCRCNHGISARPVVAQLLRHHATRSRACFNIRAGPLDTRATVHTLHSARPFSTSFALSKKKKDKSSHASEEPSAGGNGEDPFDFSSLSNGIQDALSRLKEDVSKLRVGGRLNPELIENVRVTLKTSAGSGKEKETVRLSELAQVIPKGGRMVTILVGEEEFIKPITSALQAVPSLSLNPQPDPHNKLQLNLPIPPPTRESRDQAVKDAKAAMERASASVKNARANMNKKLKALGNKKAVRPDDLRKALEQMEKLAEKGQKDVKDSFESAKKALERE; from the exons ATGTCTCCTCCATTCAGAATAGGGCTTAACGGAGCTGCACGCGCACTTTGCAGATGCAATCATGGCATCAGCGCGCGCCCCGTTGTCGCCCAGCTTCTCCGTCACCATGCCACCCGGTCTCGAGCTTGTTTCAACATAAGAGCAGGCCCATTGGACACCCGAGCTACCGTTCACACACTCCACAGCGCCCGTCCGTTTTCCACTAGCTTTGCACTctccaaaaagaagaaagataaatccTCCCATGCCTCGGAAGAACCCTCCGCAGGTGGTAACGGCGAGGACCCGTTCGATTTCTCGTCATTATCCAATGGGATCCAAGATGCTTTGTCACGTCTAAAAGAAGATGTTTCTAAGCTCCGGGTCGGTGGACGATTGAATCCAGAACTCATCGAAAATGTACGGGTGACCCTCAAGACGAGCGCGGGCTCTGGGAAAGAGAAGGAGACGGTGCGATTGAGTGAGTTGGCGCAGGTTATTCCAAAAGGTGGCCGAATGGTTACGATATTGGTGGGAGAGGAGGAG TTCATCAAGCCAATCACTTCCGCTCTTCAGGCTGTGCCGTCGCTCTCTCTTAACCCTCAGCCTGATCCGCATAACAAACTCCAGCTTAATCTCCCTATTCCGCCGCCAACTCGCGAATCGCGCGACCAAGCCGTGAAAGATGCGAAAGCAGCCATGGAAAGGGCGTCTGCCTCAGTGAAAAATGCTCGAGCGAATATGAATAAGAAATTAAAGGCGCTGGGGAATAAGAAAGCAGTGAGGCCTGATGACCTACGCAAGGCATTGGAACAGATGGAGAAACTTGCGGAGAAGGGTCAAAAAGATGTCAAGGATTCTTTCGAGTCGGCAAAGAAGGCCCTTGAAAGAGAGTGA
- a CDS encoding uncharacterized protein (EggNog:ENOG410PY51~COG:S) produces the protein MATNMAPRNCAVSALQFRNRTIAGLRAARGFSSTSTRYNEPGDESPRPPSNATFDQTARRQNTKSLLREVFTKSSSPASDRPLFRSFKPQSPSGPVDARNLGANSPHSGRAEGAVRLAPLSFRNLPRGGRPRGGGRNPNQSLLMAANAMSRRQRGRPGLRPKVARRRRNASWQAESEDVDESVKLYDKEKEEKARRKPERYDPDPYNVDKLKSTWPTLPMGEGGSIVANAGSVMEKLNWMGERYVGSFEPPQELAKRMYEGKRVLFKSEEEKAEVLELVQNMVTEKAERLTERKGQVVEPEDASFEVASDSERKGLVVTLVQGKYDKPLVDRQSVGNSPVVQNVLRNLTNNGTYQSAQAEKFLEKFMKGLPARLRNPQPKNA, from the exons ATGGCAACCAATATGGCGCCAAGGAATTGTGCCGTGTCAGCGCTGCAATTCAGAAACAGAACAATTGCTGGTCTGAGAGCTGCCCGGGGATTCTCCTCAACATCCACAAGGTACAACGAGCCCGGCGATG AATCCCCCAGACCCCCCTCGAATGCGACCTTCGACCAGACCGCCCGTCGCCAAAACACCAAGTCACTCCTCCGGGAGGTTTTCACGAAATCATCCTCTCCCGCCTCTGATCGTCCATTATTTCGGTCGTTTAAACCCCAATCACCATCCGGGCCTGTAGATGCCCGGAACCTGGGCGCAAATTCGCCTCATTCTGGCAGGGCCGAAGGGGCGGTGCGTCTTGCACCTCTCTCGTTCAGAAATCTTCCCCGAGGAGGTCGACCACGGGGTGGCGGCCGCAATCCAAACCAAAGTCTCTTGATGGCGGCCAATGCCATGTCTCGCAGACAGCGTGGACGACCAGGCCTGAGGCCCAAAGTTGCTCGCCGCCGAAGAAACGCTTCATGGCAAGCTGAGTCCGAAGACGTCGACGAGTCGGTAAAGTTATACGATAAAgagaaggaggaaaaggCTCGTCGGAAACCCGAGAGGTACGATCCAGATCCGTACAATGTGGACAAACTGAAATCTACCTGGCCGACGTTACCGATGGGTGAGGGCGGTAGCATCGTCGCCAACGCTGGAAGTGTGATGGAGAAATTAAATTGGATGGGCGAACGGTACGTTGGCTCATTTGAGCCACCGCAAGAGCTTGCCAAACGGATGTATGAGGGAAAGAGAGTTCTATTCAAGAGTGAGGAAGAGAAGGCAGAAGTCCTAGAACTTGTTCAAAATATGGTTACCGAGAAAGCAGAAAGGTTAACAGAGCGCAAGGGACAAGTAGTAGAACCAGAAGACGCCAGCTTCGAGGTTGCTAGCGATTCAGAGCGAAAGGGTCTCGTTGTTACATTGGTTCAAGGAAAATACGATAAACCGCTCGTGGATCGCCAGTCCGTCGGTAACTCTCCTGTCGTCCAGAATGTCTTAAGAAATTTGACCAACAACGGGACGTACCAATCTGCGCAGGCGGAGAAGTTCCTGGAGAAATTTATGAAAGGCTTGCCTGCTCGTTTGAGGAATCCACAGCCAAAAAATGCATAG
- a CDS encoding uncharacterized protein (EggNog:ENOG410PZAR) — protein MIRRKPTVITVTSEDILAFEEARLRQQEQQQEQQNVAKNSENKSGAVDPNDELKPLPGDKARIIRSRDERIGVSRRG, from the coding sequence ATGATTCGCCGCAAGCCAACCGTTATAACTGTCACGTCCGAAGATATCTTGGCCTTTGAAGAAGCCCGTCTTCGCCAACAGGAGCAGCaacaagagcagcagaacGTGGCCAAGAACAGCGAGAATAAATCCGGAGCTGTTGATCCGAATGATGAATTGAAACCTCTACCGGGTGATAAGGCAAGGATTATCAGAAGCAGAGATGAGAGAATTGGTGTTAGCCGGAGAGGGTGA
- a CDS encoding uncharacterized protein (EggNog:ENOG410PJQ2~COG:S~BUSCO:1349at33183) produces the protein MQQFGFATGDTSSREGHKSFVFVDEHNRHKRLKVTRACSGCRKRKIKCDSATSNIWPCAACTRLKLVCIPPNWNAQHENSLHGQDFDPLRSLIQPSNFDNLPQPASTTQNIYNLGQFQFEFCCQNLDEVQSVSNSTTRIAQPQPQPYLGHSENQIQFLTDDGSAKNSPLQQPFSYTQPSTYTNDYPPLNTEIVQPATTSVTATISTPSPSVCSVYSSPISSRKFEPPPLKKCEELTVKCLPSIFGPLKIDENGIAPYISQQTRVESLPTPTSPCKEDDAFLSTYAEPSGSIAIPPELMPCEEEANSYFELFFDKIHPYIPVIHRSDFYRQWRSDKTAISPLLLEAIFACAAMVSENHTKGVRWLNLANKHKPAFLEAPRLSTIQALLLLLKAREFAPKNGFYYRSWQLVKTMVSMAKDLGLHEHYSNHTGDKSCGINSAECLIKTRVWQTLLIAEVLIGAPQGLNDFGVDTETVETRTAWNVSGLDAYETERSRLYAYFVRVALSIRCFIDTYKQTSKQDDRITDPRFTVNNGLLDDWATDLPEDLQIVFPSGSTSPWLSSHYMGNLNLHFHLSVILQYRPQLAASVRDTSNMWKAHMSRCYSSAKAIYHIQDAIISSCGLSGLGYMQRGIHLTVYCILTCLTVHLTALASSDVDFASEASLYFSRHMRLLERCSQKWSLPDIHAQLDSIRATLSADPTKPFELASSFVLPAATKQPDPTQKAESLHRDGGGIAHRQDRKHTGNVTLAMPSPIQFPDKIEQVPTTPPPMMFEVLSSDTAMDSSLNVYMDGIGSWDPTRLVTQWDLELSPNESLSPTSSLASIVIPNRHNIDYCFPTQFVSSSPASPFQKELPYYTYDFDHPFMSMSAQEWNKEFAHVYTPQGLKRKWEGTDTFLEESYAARNM, from the exons ATGCAACAGTTCGGTTTCGCCACTGGGGATACCTCATCCCGAGAAGGGCATAAAA GTTTCGTTTTCGTTGATGAACATAATAGGCATAAACGTCTTAAGG TGACAAGAGCCTGCAGTGGTTGTCGTAAACGAAAAATCAAGTGTGATTCGGCAACAAGCAATATATGGCCCTGTGCTGCATGTACTAGATTGAAGCTCGTCTGCATTCCGCCAAATTGGAATGCTCAGCATGAAAATTCTTTACATGGACAGGACTTTGATCCGCTGCGATCATTAATTCAACCGAGCAATTTTGACAACTTACCGCAGCCGGCTTCCACCACCCAAAATATCTACAATTTAGGCCAATTCCAGTTCGAATTCTGTTGTCAGAATTTGGATGAAGTGCAGTCCGTTAGCAACAGCACCACTCGGATAGCACAACCGCAGCCACAGCCGTACTTGGGCCATTCCGAGAATCAAATTCAATTTCTAACAGACGATGGCTCGGCTAAAAACAGCCCATTGCAGCAACCGTTCAGTTACACCCAACCATCTACTTACACTAATGACTACCCTCCACTTAATACTGAGATTGTTCAACCTGCTACTACTTCTGTTACTGCTACCATATCTACCCCATCACCGTCCGTTTGCTCCGTATACTCGAGCCCTATATCCTCACGGAAATTTGAACCTCCACCATTGAAGAAGTGCGAAGAGCTTACAGTTAAATGTTTGCCGAGTATATTTGGGCCGTTGAAAATAGACGAGAATGGAATTG CACCGTATATCAGCCAACAAACAAGAGTTGAGAGCCTACCTACGCCTACATCTCCATGCAAAGAAGACGATGCTTTTCTGTCAACTTATGCTGAGCCAAGTGGCTCCATTGCTATACCACCGGAGCTGATGCCCTGTGAAGAGGAAGCCAATAGCTATTTTGAGCTATTTTTTGATAAAATCCATCCTTATATTCCTGTGATTCACCGGAGTGATTTCTATCGGCAATGGCGATCCGATAAGACCGCTATATCCCCATTGCTTCTTGAGGCAATATTTGCCTGTGCCGCAATGGTATCCGAAAATCACACAAAGGGCGTTCGGTGGCTCAATTTGGCAAACA AACATAAGCCGGCCTTTTTGGAGGCGCCTCGGCTTAGCACAATTCAGGCGCTTCTGCTGCTTCTAAAAGCCCGTGAATTTGCACCCAAAAACGGATTTTATTACCGATCATGGCAATTAGTGAAAACAATGGTCTCAATGGCTAAGGACCTTGGGCTTCATGAGCATTATAGTAATCACACTGGCGACAAATCCTGTGGTATCAATTCAGCGGAATGCCTTATCAAGACAAGAGTTTGGCAGACGCTGCTCATTGCGGAAGTTTTGATTGGTGCACCCCAGG GATTGAACGATTTCGGTGTAGACACCGAAACAGTGGAAACCCGCACCGCCTGGAATGTTTCCGGCTTGGATGCTTACGAAACGGAAAGGTCGCGACTATATGCTTATTTTGTACGAGTTGCATTGAGCATAAGGTGTTTCATTGATACCTATAAACAAACGAGCAAGCAAGATGATCGGATTACAGATCCTCGCTTCACCGTAAACAATGGTTTGCTTGATGACTGGGCTACCGACTTGCCTGAAGATCTGCAGATTGTTTTCCCGTCAGGCAGTACTTCCCCTTGGCTTTCATCCCATTACATGGGCAACTTGAACCTACACTTTCATCTTTCGGTTATATTACAGTACCGTCCGCAACTTGCAGCATCGGTGCGCGATACGTCTAACATGTGGAAAGCGCACATGTCTAGGTGCTATTCTTCAGCGAAAGCTATTTACCATATCCAAGACGCAATTATATCGTCCTGTGGGCTGAGCGGCCTGGGATACATGCAAAGAGGTATCCATTTAACAGTGTACTGCATTTTGACATGCCTCACGGTACACTTG ACAGCTCTCGCCTCTTCGGATGTAGACTTTGCTTCCGAGGCAAGTTTGTATTTCTCGCGCCATATGCGTCTCCTTGAGCGGTGTAGCCAGAAGTGGTCTCTGCCAGATATCCACGCGCAACTTGACTCTATCAGAGCTACGCTATCTGCGGATCCAACCAAGCCATTTGAGCTTGCATCGTCGTTCGTGCTTCCAGCGGCCACCAAGCAACCGGATCCAACGCAAAAGGCCGAGTCTTTACATAGGGATGGAGGGGGAATCGCCCATAGGCAAGATAGAAAACACACGGGGAATGTTACTCTTGCGATGCCTTCCCCGATCCAATTCCCGGACAAAATAGAACAGGTACCGACTACGCCACCTCCAATGATGTTTGAAGTGTTGTCGAGTGACACGGCCATGGATTCGTCGCTCAACGTTTACATGGACGGTATCGGTAGCTGGGACCCAACCCGTCTTGTCAC GCAATGGGACTTAGAACTTTCTCCTAACGAAAGTTTGAGCCCAACATCATCTCTGGCATCAATAGTAATACCTAATCGCCACAATATTGACTACTGCTTCCCTACCCAGTTTGTTTCGTCCTCCCCTGCTTCTCCTTTTCAAAAGGAGTTACCATATTACACATATGATTTCGACCACCCTTTTATGTCCATGTCTGCTCAAGAGTGGAACAAGGAATTTGCTCATGTTTACACTCCGCAGGGACTAAAACGAAAATGGGAGGGAACAGATACTTTTTTGGAAGAGTCATACGCGGCAAGAAACATGTGA